The genomic interval GACCACGTGGCGACGCTGTGGCCGGACGCGGAGACACTCGCACAAGCACACGACAGAATCGCGCTCGTCGACGCGGCCCGGGAGGCCGGCGTCGCGGTCCCGGAGACCGAACTGCTGACCGACGTCGACGACTGGGACGGCCGAAACATCGTCAAAGGCCGCTACGGCTTTCTGGCCGACCGTTACGTCGAGGACATCGACCCGGAGGCGAACCGCGATATGGCGGGTACGCAGTACATCGAACCCGGCGAGAGCCCCGACGTCGAGGGGCTCGTCGACCGGATGGGACACGTCCCCATCGTTCAGGAGTACGTCGAGGGGACCGAGTTCACCATCCGCGCGCTGTACGACCGCGGCGAGGCGGTGGTGTCGACCCAGAAGGCGCTCCGGCGCGGAATGAAATACCCGCGCGGCCCGAGCGTCTACCACGAGGCCGTGGACATCCCGGCGCTGGAGGACGCCGGGCTGGCCATCCTCGACGAGCTGGACTGGCACGGGCTGGCCTCCGTCGGGTTCATCCGCGACAGGGAGACGGGGACGTTCAAACTGCTGGAAATCAACCCCCGGTTCTGGGCCTCCCTCCCCTGTGATATCCACGCCGGCGTCGACTACCCCTACTACTACTGGCAGCTGGCCAACGGGGCCTCGGGCCCGTTCGACCCGGCGTACCGACCGGGGACGGCGTCGCATTTCCTTCGAGGCGAGATAGTCCACCTCCACAGCGTCCTCACGGAGGAGTACCCCTACGTCACCCGCCCGTCGGTGGCCGAAACCCTCGGCGGCATGGGCCAGTCGCTCCTCGAACAGCCCAACTTCGACTTTTTCAGCCTCGACGACCCGCGCCCGTTCGTCCGTGACACGCTCAACATGGTGTTGCCTGACTGAGCACCCTCTCCGGTCGTGCGGTCGGAACCGCCCGGACCGCAAGCTCCCCTTATTCCGGATAGCTCCTGAATTACGAAGTGGATGGATGATTTCACTGAGGCTGTATGAGTGGTCACCTGACTTCCGACGAGTGGCGACGCATCAACGAGTTCGCGGACACACCGAAACACCGCCGTCGCCCGGAACAGTTGCTGCCCGAGGGATGTCTCCCAGACGAGGAGTCGACCGACGCCGTCGACGGGTAACCGGCGTCACAGCATGTTCTCGGCCTCGATGGTCTCCCACACTTCGAGGCCCTCGTCCGTGATACCGTACACCCGCCCTTTGCGGCGGTTCTCGGAGACGAGCAGCGTCACGAGGTCGGCGTCGCGGAGCTCCTGTAGCGCCCGCGAGACGTGGGCGATACTGAGGTCCGTCTCGTCCGCGATGAGCGACGGCGTCGCGGGGCCGTCCGAGAGTCTGCGGAGCGTCGCGATGCGGTAGCGGGAGCTGATGACGTAGCTGATGTCGTCCCACGGGTCGGGTTCGCTCATCGGGGCTCCCCTCCGTGTACGCGCAGGCCATACCTGTTCAGTTCGATGCGTCTGCTCGTTCGCCAGGGTGTGTCTGTATCCATGAGGGTGCAATGTGGCGTGCCAGCGCTGCTCGGTCGGCCGGACCGACGTTGTCGCGTGTCGTTCATCGGAATCGGAGCTCCGGTGGTCGGCTGTTCCGACGGTGCCGTTTGTCAGCGAACTGTACGACTGTGACTGACAGCAAGGTGAGGACGACACCGACAAGCAGCGCCGTCGGCGACAGCGTCATCAGCACCGGGGCGTCGATGGTCCAGCCCACGAACAGTGACACAGCGACCACCGACACGGCCCCGTTCAGTCGGCCCCATCGTCGCGAGGGCTGGACCGTCCGGAGGTACTCGTCGATATCAGTCGTCGCAGCCGTCTGGCTGACCGTGCCAGCGCTCGCGTCGTACTCGGCCAACCCCGCTGCCTCCAGTTTGGGGACGTGTGTTTGGTACAATGACACATAAATCCGTTTCCGCTCGCCGGTGCTGACCGCTTCGGGACCGACTCCGGCCTCCTGAGCGCCGATTCCGGCGGCGAGGGTCGTCATCGAGACCGGCTCGTCGTGCTCCCGGAGTGCCGAGAGCACGAACCGTCGTCGGCTGTTGCTCAGAACCTCGTACACCGTATCGACAGGGGCCTGTGTCATTCGTTTCTCTACGTGGGTGCGGACTGTCCCGCCTCGAAGCCACTGTTGGGAGATAAACAGGTGGACCCACCTTTGTTACGTATCACATATACCGGATACAGAGTGGGTATCTCCGGCAAAACGAACCGGAACTCACGTGGACGGGAACTGGCTGACTCCCGCCTGCTACCGACCCCGTATGGCACGAAACGCGACGTTTCTCAGTGCAAGGCGCACATAACAATGCCGATACTTTGCTTGCCGAAAACCGTGATAGCAGTCCAATCGAAGCCGACTGGACGAGTCGGTATATTCCCTGATATGGCGGTGAAGCGGCATGACTGACACACAGGTGGACGGGCCAACCATGTCGATCGCGTCGCCGGACGTAGGCCGGGAGGAACTCCACCGCATCCACGACGTTCTCCGCTCCGGTCAACTCAGCGGTGGCGACGAGGTCGACACCTTCGGCGCCGAGTTCGCGGAGTACTGTGGCGTCGACTACGGTGTTCCGACCACGAACGGGACGACGGCCCTCCACGCGGCGCTGGCCGCGCTGGACGTCGGTAGCGGGGACACGGTTCTGACGACGCCGTTCTCGTTTATCGCGACGGCCAACGCTATCAGACACGTCGGTGCGCGGCCGCTGTTTGCGGACATCGACCCGGAGACGTACAACCTGGACCCCGACAGTGTGGCTGGGGCTATCGACGACGCCGACGGCGGTATCGACGCCGTACTCGCCGTCCACCTCTATGGCTGTCCCGCCCCGCTGGCCGAGCTACGGGACATCGCGGACCGTCACGACGCGGCCCTCGTCGAGGACTGCGCGCAGGCCCACGGCGCGACCTACCGGGGCGACCCGGTGGGCAGCTTCGGGGACGCCGGCTGTTTCAGCTTCTACCCCACGAAGAACATGACCACGGGCGAAGGCGGCATGGTCGTCACGGACGACGAAGCCGTCGCGGACCGGCTCGGGAGCTTCATCGACCACGGGCGGAGCCCCGACGGCGGGTACGACCGCGTCGGCCACAACTTCCGCATGACCGATATCTGTGCGGCCATCGGTCGCGTCCAGCTCTCGAAACTCGACGACTACGTCGCCGCCAGGCGCGAGCACGCGAGACAGTTCGACAGCGCGGTCACCGGGACCGCCATCGACACGCCGGTCGAGCCCGACCACTGTGAGCACGCCTACCACCAGTACACGGTCCGGTGTGACGACCGCGCAGCGCTGCAGTCCCATCTGGAGAGCTACGGCGTCGATTCTGCGGTGTACTACCCGACGCCGATACACCGACAGCCGGCCTACGACGACGTGGACGCCGCGCTTCCGGTCGCCGAACGCGCCGCGTCAGAGGTCCTCTCTATACCGGTCCATCCCGACCTCTCGCCGCGGGACGTCCGGGCAATCTCGCTCGCACTCACGGAGTATCCAGCATGACCGAGCCGCTGTCTGCCGGCGTCGTCGGGGTGGGGAGTATGGGAACACACCACGCGCGGGTGTACAACGAGCTCCAGGGCGTGGAACTGGCGGGCATCGCCGACGCCGACCAGGAGGCGGCGAGGCAGGTCGCGGCGGAGTACGGGACCGCGGTGTACGAGCTCGAAACGCTGCTCGACCGCGTCGACATGGTCTCTATCGCCGTCCCGACGCGCTTTCACTACGACGTGGCGTCCCGCGCCATCGACGCCGGCGTCTCCCTCCTCGTCGAGAAGCCCTTCGTCGACGACCCGGAGAAGGGCCACGAACTCATCGACCGGGCCCGGTCGGCCGGCGTGACTCTCCAGGTGGGTCACATCGAGCGGTTCAACCCCGTCGTCGACGTGCTCAAAGACGTGCTCGCCGGCGTCGAGCCGATCGCGGCCTCGGCCCGTCGGCTGGGGCCGCCGGTCTCCCGGGACGTGAACGACGACGTGGTGATGGACCTGATGATTCACGACATCGACATCGCCTGTGCGCTCTTCGGCGGGGAGGTGGCCGGCGTCACCGCCATCGGCGCCTGCGAGGGCGACTACACGGACGCACAGATAGCGTTCGACGGCGGGACGCTCTGCTCGCTGACGGCGAGTCGGGTGACACAGGAGCGCATCCGGGACCTCTCGGTCACGGCGAGAGAGTGTCACGTCAACGTCGACTTCATGGACCAGTCCGTCCGCATCTACCGGCATTCGGACCCCTCGTATCACACCGAGGACGGCGACGTACGCTACAGTCAGGAGAGCATCATCGAGCGCCCCGCCGTCGAGAGCGACGAGCCGCTCAAACGCGAGCTGCGTTCGTTCGTCGACTGCGTACGCGACGGGACGACCCCGCGGACCACCGGAGCCGACGGGCTCCACGCGATGTTGCTCGCCGACGAGATAAGCGAGATAGCCGACTCGCGGACCCTCGCACAGGAGGAGGTGAGCGTCAGTGACCGCAGCACGATCTGAACAGGCCGTCTACGCCGGCGACCGCGACGGCGCCGCGCTGCAGGCGGCCTTCGCGAACGGGGAGATTCCGGTCGCCGTGTACGGTCTCGGGAAGATGGGGCTCCCGCTGGCAGCGGTGCTCGCGGAGGTGACCGGCAACGTCGTCGGCGTCGACATCGACGAGTCGGTCGTCGCGGCCATCGAACGCGGCGAGAGCCCGGTCGAGGGGGAGCCGGGGCTCGCGGAACTGGTCGCGGAGACGAGCGCGGACCGCTCGCTGACGGCGACGACGCGGGGCGCCCGGGCGGCCAGCGACGCGCAGGTCCACGTCCTCATCGTCCCCACGCTGATGGAAGAAGCGGAGCCGGACCTCTCGATGTTGCGGGCCGCCGTCGACGCCGTCGGCGAGGGGCTCTCCCCGGGGGACCTCGTCATCGTCGAGTCGACGGTGCCGCCGACCACGACCCGTGACGTCGTCGCGCCGCGGCTGGCCGACCGGAGCGGTCTCGACCCCGACGAGTTCGGCGTGGCCTTCTGTCCGGAGCGGACCGCCAGCGGCCGCGCGCTCGAAGACATCCGCGGAGCGTACCCGAAGGTCGTCGGCGGCGTCGACGCCGAGAGCGAGCGGGTCGCCGGGCTGTTGTACGACGAGCTGACCAGCAACGAGGTCATCCCCGCCGGCGACGCGACCACTGCGGAGTGCGTGAAGGTCTTCGAGGGTATCTACCGCGACGTGAACATCGCACTGGCCAACGAGCTGGCCCGGGTCGCGGACCCGCTCTCGGTCGATGTCACCCGTGCCATCGAGGTGGCCAACACCCAGCCGTTCTGTGAGATACACTCCCCCGGGCCGGGTGTCGGCGGTCACTGCATTCCGCTGTACCCGCGCTTCCTCACGACGACGGTCGACACCGACCTGCCCCTCATCGAGACCGGCAGGGCGGTCAACGACGAGATGCCGTCGTTCGTCACCGACGCCGTCGTCGACCTGCTCGACGAGCAGGGGGTGCCAGTCGAGGACGCCGACGTTCTGGTGCTTGGCGTCGCCTATCGAGCCGGCGTCGACGAGACGCGCAAGTCGCCGTCCAGGCCCGTCGTCTCGCAGCTCGACGCGCTGGGGGCGCGGGTCTGGGCGGCGGACCCGGCCGTCGATGTCGCCGCCGTTCCGGAGCTGCCGGCCGAACCCGTGGCAGTAGCCAACGTGGAACAAACCGCGTCCACGTACGACGCCGTGGTCGTGATGACCGAACACGACGCCTACAGCGACCTCGACTACGAGGCGTTCGGCGATGCTGTCGCCGTCGACGCGCGAGGGTCGCTCGGGGAACTCCCCCTCCCGACGTACACTGTCGGAGCCGGCCGCTCGTGAGCGTTATTATTCCCGAGCGTACCCCGTTCTAGTTAGCCGCTACGTATAAGATAGCTGTCAAGACAAAGTATTAAGTGTGGGACGAGTGACTGTTTTGGCAGACGCTTGGGGTTCGGACAACCCACTGGTCTTGCAGGATAGGGGGGGTGCAAGTAGCCAAACCCGCTTGCGAGCACACGACTCGACGTCCGGATTCCGGGCCACGGAGGACCATACCCATGAGTACCCAGGACCAATCCGCACGTACCAACGCCGAACAACCGACCCGAACCGACAGTCAAGACGATGTGAACGATACGACAGTTCAACAGGAGGACGTATCCGATTCGGAGTCCGAGGAACTCTCGCTCGATCTGGTGTTCGAGATTCTCAAGAACAGCCGCCGCCGCGAGGTCATCCACTATCTCAGGGAGCAAGAGCCCGGTGAACGCGTCTCGCTCGGCGAGCTCGCCGAACACGTCGCGGCTATCGAGAACGACACGACGACGGACGCCCTGACGTCGAGCCAGCGCAAACGGGTGTACGTCGGCCTCTACCAGTGTCATCTCCCGAAGATGGACGATATGGGCGTCGTCGACTTCAACCAGGACCGGGGTCACGTAGCACTCGCCGAACAGTCGGAGTGCCTGACCGAGTATCTCGACCGCCCGACCGAGGATGCGGGCGTCGACTGGTACCGGTACTACGGCGCTATCTCCCTCGTGGGTCTCGCGATCGTCGGGCTCTCGCTCGGCGTCGGACTCGCATCGAGTGCGGTCTTCGGACTCCTGGGCCTCGTCGTCGGGACGTTCGCGTTCTGCTCGGCGTGCCACTGGGTCACGGAGTCACGGGACGACGACTAGACCAGTCCGGCTTCGCCGCGTACCGTGAAACAGTCGTCGCTGTTCGGTCGTGACACGTCGGAGAAACGACGTCGAAGGGGGTGGGTCCGGAGCGGTGGCCGGTCGTCGGCTCGCACGCGAGTGGGGTGGGGTACACGGAACAACCGGCCAGATGCGCCCCGTTTTATCGGACACGAGTCGATGGTGAACCGTTCCCGGTTTCGGGTCGCCGACTGACTGCGCCGTCGTCGGCGCACGCCGGCAAGTACACCGACACACGACACCAGTATTGTAACGCTGTTCCTACGTGGGTGGTCCGTGGCCGGACAGTGAGTCCGTCTCCGGCACGACTGCAAGTAACACTTAAGTGATGTTTATCTCGGTCGGCCCCGTCCGGACGGTCGCCGGCGAGGCAACTCGGTCGAACTGGTCGCCGGGCGATGTTTCCGGACCGTGTCGACCTCAGTGGGGCCGGATAGTTGCCCACACGCACCCGGACGTGTCGAGGTCGGACGGTGTCCCGGCGACGGTGGATAGCTACCCCTCGACGCCGACCGCATCGCGCGTCGCTCGCACCGGCCGCGCCTCGATGACAGCACCGACGCAGTCCAGCGCGTCGCGTGTGTTCCTGCCTGTCCCTATTGTGGCCGTGTTATCGTCCGACGGGACCAGACTCCGGGGCCCGAGAACAAATTGGCTGTCGCGACAGCGGCCGAGGGACAGGACCAGTGGAGGCCTCGCCGGGGTCGCGACGTGGGGGAGTACGACAGGAACCTGCATGATTATTACGCACTTATGTGGCCCCGTCGCCCGACCGCCGTCGGTAACCGGGTGTTTCGGCGACAGAGCGGACCCGGCCCACTGACAACAGGGCTCACTGCGGGCCGCTACCGTCTCCGGTCGGGGAACGGCCCCACAGTTATACCACCGTCGCTGTTCTAGCCCGTCGTATGTCATCACGTATCGCTATTCTGGGCGGCACTTTCACACCGGTTCACAACGGCCAC from Halomicroarcula saliterrae carries:
- a CDS encoding ATP-grasp domain-containing protein, with the protein product MGVQATSEDAIVVISNQAPASVNIIRSLGRRGVRTIGAADRTRTPAIASRYCDESVQLPDPFSDIHAYRDALLDLARRPDVRTIAPVREPDVYVLSKYRDAFGDHVATLWPDAETLAQAHDRIALVDAAREAGVAVPETELLTDVDDWDGRNIVKGRYGFLADRYVEDIDPEANRDMAGTQYIEPGESPDVEGLVDRMGHVPIVQEYVEGTEFTIRALYDRGEAVVSTQKALRRGMKYPRGPSVYHEAVDIPALEDAGLAILDELDWHGLASVGFIRDRETGTFKLLEINPRFWASLPCDIHAGVDYPYYYWQLANGASGPFDPAYRPGTASHFLRGEIVHLHSVLTEEYPYVTRPSVAETLGGMGQSLLEQPNFDFFSLDDPRPFVRDTLNMVLPD
- a CDS encoding ArsR/SmtB family transcription factor, with amino-acid sequence MSEPDPWDDISYVISSRYRIATLRRLSDGPATPSLIADETDLSIAHVSRALQELRDADLVTLLVSENRRKGRVYGITDEGLEVWETIEAENML
- a CDS encoding DUF7344 domain-containing protein, translated to MTQAPVDTVYEVLSNSRRRFVLSALREHDEPVSMTTLAAGIGAQEAGVGPEAVSTGERKRIYVSLYQTHVPKLEAAGLAEYDASAGTVSQTAATTDIDEYLRTVQPSRRWGRLNGAVSVVAVSLFVGWTIDAPVLMTLSPTALLVGVVLTLLSVTVVQFADKRHRRNSRPPELRFR
- a CDS encoding DegT/DnrJ/EryC1/StrS family aminotransferase — protein: MTDTQVDGPTMSIASPDVGREELHRIHDVLRSGQLSGGDEVDTFGAEFAEYCGVDYGVPTTNGTTALHAALAALDVGSGDTVLTTPFSFIATANAIRHVGARPLFADIDPETYNLDPDSVAGAIDDADGGIDAVLAVHLYGCPAPLAELRDIADRHDAALVEDCAQAHGATYRGDPVGSFGDAGCFSFYPTKNMTTGEGGMVVTDDEAVADRLGSFIDHGRSPDGGYDRVGHNFRMTDICAAIGRVQLSKLDDYVAARREHARQFDSAVTGTAIDTPVEPDHCEHAYHQYTVRCDDRAALQSHLESYGVDSAVYYPTPIHRQPAYDDVDAALPVAERAASEVLSIPVHPDLSPRDVRAISLALTEYPA
- a CDS encoding Gfo/Idh/MocA family oxidoreductase, with the protein product MTEPLSAGVVGVGSMGTHHARVYNELQGVELAGIADADQEAARQVAAEYGTAVYELETLLDRVDMVSIAVPTRFHYDVASRAIDAGVSLLVEKPFVDDPEKGHELIDRARSAGVTLQVGHIERFNPVVDVLKDVLAGVEPIAASARRLGPPVSRDVNDDVVMDLMIHDIDIACALFGGEVAGVTAIGACEGDYTDAQIAFDGGTLCSLTASRVTQERIRDLSVTARECHVNVDFMDQSVRIYRHSDPSYHTEDGDVRYSQESIIERPAVESDEPLKRELRSFVDCVRDGTTPRTTGADGLHAMLLADEISEIADSRTLAQEEVSVSDRSTI
- a CDS encoding nucleotide sugar dehydrogenase encodes the protein MTAARSEQAVYAGDRDGAALQAAFANGEIPVAVYGLGKMGLPLAAVLAEVTGNVVGVDIDESVVAAIERGESPVEGEPGLAELVAETSADRSLTATTRGARAASDAQVHVLIVPTLMEEAEPDLSMLRAAVDAVGEGLSPGDLVIVESTVPPTTTRDVVAPRLADRSGLDPDEFGVAFCPERTASGRALEDIRGAYPKVVGGVDAESERVAGLLYDELTSNEVIPAGDATTAECVKVFEGIYRDVNIALANELARVADPLSVDVTRAIEVANTQPFCEIHSPGPGVGGHCIPLYPRFLTTTVDTDLPLIETGRAVNDEMPSFVTDAVVDLLDEQGVPVEDADVLVLGVAYRAGVDETRKSPSRPVVSQLDALGARVWAADPAVDVAAVPELPAEPVAVANVEQTASTYDAVVVMTEHDAYSDLDYEAFGDAVAVDARGSLGELPLPTYTVGAGRS
- a CDS encoding DUF7344 domain-containing protein, with the translated sequence MSTQDQSARTNAEQPTRTDSQDDVNDTTVQQEDVSDSESEELSLDLVFEILKNSRRREVIHYLREQEPGERVSLGELAEHVAAIENDTTTDALTSSQRKRVYVGLYQCHLPKMDDMGVVDFNQDRGHVALAEQSECLTEYLDRPTEDAGVDWYRYYGAISLVGLAIVGLSLGVGLASSAVFGLLGLVVGTFAFCSACHWVTESRDDD